The Streptomyces europaeiscabiei genome window below encodes:
- a CDS encoding polysaccharide deacetylase family protein: MREISRRGMLGLGVGAGAVAGLGLTGCGTGLGGKPGEAGGSGGGGKGPGKGGKPEKRVKLLGDGSTSYTGKQPNQPKKPQPLAPGETPPQFVVFSWDGAGDVGNGLFERFLKAGREHDAHMTFFLSGIYLLPESKKRTYLPPNNAPGASDIGYLTDEHIKSTLGHVRTAWLDGHEMGTHFNGHFCGGSGSVGNWTPKQWRSEIDQAKSFVKEWKTNSGWTDVEPLPFDYDKELIGGRTPCLMGQENLLPTARELGWRYDSSSPGGLQVWPKKKEGIWDLPLQSVPFPGRSFEVLSMDYNIMYNQSQNSTQAPPANYPAYRTQATGAYVAGFQRAYETNRAPLFIGNHFEEWNGGVYMDAVEEALKHIARAKEKAPDGEIRIVSFRQFVDWMDVQTPDVLAKLQTLGVGQQPTGGWKELLGAGPTA, translated from the coding sequence ATGCGCGAAATATCGCGGAGGGGGATGCTCGGGCTCGGCGTCGGTGCGGGTGCGGTCGCGGGGCTGGGGCTGACCGGGTGCGGTACGGGGCTCGGGGGCAAGCCGGGCGAGGCCGGTGGGTCCGGTGGTGGCGGCAAGGGCCCGGGGAAGGGCGGGAAGCCGGAGAAGAGGGTGAAGCTGCTGGGTGACGGGTCGACGTCGTACACGGGGAAGCAGCCGAACCAGCCCAAGAAGCCGCAGCCGTTGGCGCCCGGCGAGACGCCGCCGCAGTTCGTGGTGTTCTCCTGGGACGGGGCCGGGGATGTCGGGAACGGCCTTTTCGAGCGGTTCCTGAAGGCCGGGAGGGAACACGACGCCCATATGACGTTCTTCCTCTCCGGCATCTATCTCCTCCCGGAGTCGAAAAAGCGCACGTACCTTCCTCCGAACAACGCCCCCGGCGCCTCCGACATCGGTTATCTGACGGATGAACACATCAAGTCGACACTGGGGCATGTGCGCACGGCGTGGCTCGACGGGCACGAGATGGGCACCCACTTCAACGGTCACTTCTGCGGTGGCAGCGGCTCGGTCGGGAACTGGACGCCGAAGCAGTGGCGCAGCGAGATCGACCAGGCGAAGTCGTTCGTCAAGGAGTGGAAGACCAACAGCGGGTGGACGGATGTCGAGCCGCTGCCGTTCGACTACGACAAGGAACTCATCGGCGGGCGGACGCCGTGTCTGATGGGGCAGGAGAACCTGCTGCCCACCGCGCGCGAGCTGGGCTGGCGCTACGACTCCTCCTCGCCCGGCGGCCTCCAGGTCTGGCCCAAGAAGAAGGAGGGCATCTGGGACCTGCCGCTGCAGTCCGTACCGTTCCCCGGCCGCAGCTTCGAGGTCCTCTCGATGGACTACAACATCATGTACAACCAGTCGCAGAACTCCACCCAGGCCCCGCCCGCCAACTACCCGGCCTACCGCACCCAGGCGACCGGCGCGTACGTCGCCGGCTTCCAGCGCGCGTACGAGACGAACCGGGCGCCGCTGTTCATAGGGAACCACTTCGAGGAGTGGAACGGCGGGGTGTACATGGACGCCGTCGAGGAGGCCCTCAAGCACATCGCGCGGGCCAAGGAGAAGGCGCCGGACGGGGAGATACGGATCGTGTCCTTCCGGCAGTTCGTGGACTGGATGGACGTCCAGACGCCGGACGTCCTGGCCAAGCTCCAGACCCTCGGGGTGGGGCAGCAGCCGACGGGTGGGTGGAAGGAACTGCTGGGGGCCGGTCCGACCGCGTGA
- a CDS encoding cytochrome c biogenesis CcdA family protein, translating to MAGTSVLTATTALTTTAADVNSTLTDGALLLALPIAVLGGLVSFFSPCVLPLVPGYLSYVTGVGGTDLADARKGRMAAGAGLFVLGFTFVFVSSGALFGYFGRTLLEHQDVLTKVLGGLMIAMGLFFMGLMPWLTQREYRFHTRPATGLVGAPILGALFGIGWVPCIGPTLATVNILALDQASAGRGALLMVAYCLGLGLPFVLAAVAFRKALGAFAWVKRHYVWVLRIGGGMMITIGLLMLTGAWDRIIQEMQVWTAGFTPGI from the coding sequence GTGGCCGGGACGTCCGTGCTGACCGCGACCACCGCACTGACCACGACCGCCGCCGACGTCAACTCGACCCTCACTGACGGGGCCCTGCTGCTCGCGCTGCCCATCGCCGTCCTCGGCGGGCTCGTCTCCTTCTTCTCGCCCTGCGTCCTGCCGCTCGTTCCCGGCTATCTGTCGTACGTCACCGGAGTCGGCGGCACCGATCTGGCCGACGCCCGCAAGGGGCGGATGGCGGCCGGGGCCGGGCTGTTCGTCCTCGGCTTCACCTTCGTGTTCGTCTCCAGCGGCGCGCTCTTCGGGTACTTCGGCCGGACCCTGCTGGAGCACCAGGACGTCCTGACCAAGGTGCTCGGCGGGCTCATGATCGCCATGGGTCTCTTCTTCATGGGGCTGATGCCCTGGCTGACCCAGCGGGAGTACCGCTTCCACACCCGGCCGGCCACCGGGCTCGTGGGTGCCCCGATACTCGGCGCGCTCTTCGGTATCGGCTGGGTGCCCTGCATCGGACCGACCCTCGCCACGGTCAACATCCTCGCTCTCGACCAGGCCAGCGCCGGTCGCGGGGCCCTGCTGATGGTGGCGTACTGTCTGGGGCTGGGCCTGCCCTTCGTGCTCGCCGCGGTGGCCTTCCGCAAGGCGCTCGGCGCCTTCGCCTGGGTCAAGCGGCACTACGTGTGGGTGCTGCGCATCGGCGGCGGCATGATGATCACGATCGGACTGCTCATGCTGACCGGCGCCTGGGACCGCATCATTCAGGAGATGCAGGTCTGGACCGCCGGCTTCACCCCTGGGATCTGA
- the resB gene encoding cytochrome c biogenesis protein ResB, translated as MTTTDSGNRENTPAQRGSAADDNDLGAAGSQLSTAPQEEAPNLPSLGVIGWARWFWRQLTSMRVALLLLFMLSLAAIPGSLIPQSGQDAARVADFMKRHDTLGPVYEKLGLFHVYGSVWFSAIYILLFVSLIGCIVPRTGQFVGQLRGRPPGAPKRLTRLPAYATWRTDAAPEQVREAALKALKQRRFRAHVAGDAVAAEKGYLREAGNLAFHIALIVMLVAFAWGQLYRSEGNKLIVEGDGFANTLTQYDDFKSGNLFTAEDLNPFSFDLKSFRGTYETSGPNRGTPRIYEASVDYAVGADGKERSTRIEVNKPLEIGDSKVYLVSHGYAPVITIKDGRGKVVFQDAAPLLPLDANVTSTGAIKVMDGYTDAKGKWDQLGIQAFFLPTYGGKNTAVVSQFPALLNPVLNLEPYHGDLRVNGGIPQSVYQLDKSKLKGFKDSKGAQVRENLKIGESMTLPNGAGTITFDGVKEWAGFQITQQPGSGWALAGAITAIFGLAGSLFIQRRRVWVRAVVGPDGVTVVEMAGLGRSESAKVPEELGELASVLYDQVPGASDAPEAEPDGVSGSDAASSEGAEK; from the coding sequence ATGACGACGACCGACTCCGGCAACCGCGAGAACACCCCTGCTCAGCGCGGGAGCGCCGCCGACGACAACGATCTCGGCGCCGCCGGCTCGCAGCTCTCGACCGCCCCGCAGGAAGAAGCCCCCAACCTGCCGTCCCTGGGCGTGATCGGCTGGGCCCGCTGGTTCTGGCGGCAGCTGACGTCCATGCGGGTCGCGCTGCTGCTGCTGTTCATGCTGTCGCTGGCGGCGATCCCCGGCTCGCTGATCCCACAGTCGGGGCAGGACGCGGCCCGGGTCGCCGACTTCATGAAGCGGCACGACACGCTCGGGCCGGTCTACGAGAAACTCGGGCTGTTCCACGTCTACGGCTCGGTGTGGTTCTCGGCGATCTACATCCTGCTCTTCGTCTCGCTCATCGGCTGCATCGTGCCCCGCACCGGGCAGTTCGTCGGCCAGCTCCGCGGTCGTCCGCCGGGCGCGCCCAAGCGCCTGACCCGGCTGCCCGCGTACGCGACCTGGCGCACGGACGCCGCGCCGGAGCAGGTGCGCGAGGCCGCGCTGAAGGCGCTGAAGCAGCGCCGGTTCCGTGCGCACGTCGCCGGGGACGCGGTCGCAGCCGAGAAGGGCTATCTGCGGGAGGCGGGCAACCTCGCCTTCCACATCGCCCTGATCGTGATGCTCGTCGCCTTCGCCTGGGGCCAGCTCTACCGGTCCGAGGGCAACAAGCTGATCGTCGAGGGCGACGGTTTCGCCAACACCCTCACGCAGTACGACGACTTCAAGTCCGGCAACCTCTTCACCGCCGAGGACCTCAACCCGTTCAGCTTCGACCTCAAGAGCTTCCGGGGCACCTACGAGACGAGCGGCCCGAACAGGGGCACGCCACGTATCTACGAGGCCTCCGTCGACTACGCCGTCGGCGCCGACGGCAAGGAGCGGTCGACCAGGATCGAGGTCAACAAGCCGTTGGAGATCGGCGACTCGAAGGTCTATCTCGTCAGCCACGGGTACGCCCCCGTGATCACCATCAAGGACGGCAGGGGCAAGGTCGTCTTCCAGGACGCGGCGCCGCTGCTGCCGCTGGACGCCAATGTCACCTCCACCGGTGCGATCAAGGTCATGGACGGTTACACCGACGCCAAGGGGAAGTGGGACCAGCTCGGCATCCAGGCCTTCTTCCTCCCGACGTACGGCGGCAAGAACACCGCCGTGGTCTCGCAGTTCCCCGCGCTGCTGAACCCCGTGCTCAACCTGGAGCCGTACCACGGTGATCTCCGGGTCAACGGGGGCATCCCGCAGAGCGTGTACCAGCTCGACAAGTCCAAGCTGAAGGGGTTCAAGGACTCCAAGGGCGCGCAGGTGCGGGAGAACCTGAAGATCGGAGAGTCCATGACGCTGCCGAACGGTGCGGGCACGATCACCTTCGACGGGGTCAAGGAGTGGGCCGGCTTCCAGATCACCCAGCAGCCCGGCAGCGGGTGGGCCCTCGCCGGAGCGATCACCGCGATCTTCGGTCTTGCCGGGTCCCTGTTCATCCAGCGTCGGCGGGTGTGGGTGCGGGCGGTGGTCGGTCCGGACGGGGTGACCGTCGTGGAGATGGCCGGGCTGGGTCGCAGTGAGTCGGCGAAGGTGCCGGAGGAGCTGGGTGAGCTCGCGAGTGTTCTGTATGACCAGGTGCCGGGGGCGTCCGACGCCCCGGAGGCGGAGCCGGACGGTGTGTCCGGCTCCGACGCCGCATCATCCGAAGGGGCTGAGAAATGA
- a CDS encoding TlpA family protein disulfide reductase has protein sequence MSVRTSRGRAVLLSAGAAALALSLSACAGGGIEGGGGGTGFITGSDGIATVKKEDRDDAPALSGKTIDGDQLDVSSAYKGKIIVLNVWGSWCAPCRAEAPNLAKVSEDLADQGVQFVGINTRDTSTRPAVAFEEQYKVDYPSLYDPTGKLLLRFEKGSLNPQLIPSTLVVDRDGKLAARTQQALSEEKLRKMLKPILAEK, from the coding sequence ATGAGTGTCCGTACGAGCCGTGGTCGTGCCGTTTTGCTCTCTGCCGGGGCCGCCGCCCTGGCGCTGTCGCTGTCCGCCTGCGCGGGCGGTGGCATCGAGGGCGGGGGCGGTGGGACCGGGTTCATCACCGGTTCCGACGGGATCGCGACGGTGAAGAAGGAGGACCGGGACGATGCGCCCGCGCTCTCCGGCAAGACCATCGACGGCGACCAGCTCGATGTCTCCTCCGCCTACAAGGGCAAGATCATCGTCCTGAACGTGTGGGGCTCCTGGTGCGCACCGTGCCGTGCCGAGGCACCCAACCTGGCCAAGGTCTCCGAGGACCTCGCCGACCAGGGCGTGCAGTTCGTCGGTATCAACACACGGGACACCAGCACCCGGCCGGCGGTCGCCTTCGAGGAGCAGTACAAGGTCGACTACCCGAGCCTGTACGACCCCACCGGCAAGCTGCTGCTGCGTTTCGAGAAGGGCTCGCTCAACCCTCAGCTGATCCCTTCCACACTGGTCGTCGACCGCGACGGGAAGCTCGCCGCGCGCACCCAGCAGGCGCTCAGCGAGGAGAAGCTGCGCAAGATGCTCAAGCCGATCCTCGCGGAGAAGTGA